The following coding sequences are from one Tissierella sp. window:
- the ade gene encoding adenine deaminase yields MSKIELKNLIIKAKGSEKSQLVLKNVNIINVFTGEIIKNNVAIDNGSIVGIGEYKGEEEIDLSGKYLSPGFIDSHVHIESSMSSPSQFARVIVPRGVTSIIADPHEIGNVSGLEGIRYIIEESKNTPLDVYVMLPSCVPSTDFENAGAVLEAEDLAKLLDEETVIGLGEMMNYPGLIAADEKILDKLLLKKDIIVDGHGPMIKDNELNAYLAAGIKTEHECSTIEEVQNRLRLGMYVLLREGSAAKDLRNIIGAVNKDNIRRFLFCTDDRHPEDLINEGTIDFNIKLAIEAGVDPVDAIRIASLNAAECYGLQKKGAIAPGYIADLVVLDNLKDFNVLQVFKNGKLVAENNKAIFETNISNLGNITNSVNIKDVNIEDIQIRMETNKANVISVINGSLTTELVVKEVDVVDGYFNYSNNDILKLVVVERHHATGNIGVGLIENFEIKNGAIGSTVAHDSHNIIVIGDNDEDILLAIEELKRIGGGITMASNGKVLRSLPLEIGGIMTSKPIEETNATLKEMINLSHDKFNVNKNIDPFMTLAFMALPVIPKIKLTDMGLFDVEKFKFIEVYSEK; encoded by the coding sequence ATGTCTAAAATTGAATTAAAAAATCTTATTATAAAAGCAAAAGGTAGCGAGAAGTCACAATTAGTACTGAAGAATGTCAATATAATTAATGTTTTTACTGGAGAGATAATTAAGAACAATGTAGCCATAGACAATGGCAGTATAGTAGGAATAGGTGAATATAAAGGAGAAGAGGAAATAGATTTATCAGGAAAATACTTATCTCCTGGCTTTATTGACAGTCATGTTCATATAGAATCTTCTATGTCATCTCCATCACAGTTTGCTAGGGTTATAGTACCTAGAGGGGTGACTAGTATAATAGCAGATCCTCATGAAATTGGGAATGTTAGTGGGCTAGAAGGTATAAGATATATAATAGAAGAAAGTAAAAACACTCCATTAGATGTATATGTAATGCTTCCTAGTTGTGTGCCATCTACAGATTTTGAAAATGCAGGTGCAGTACTTGAGGCTGAAGACTTAGCTAAATTACTTGATGAAGAGACTGTAATTGGTCTTGGTGAAATGATGAATTATCCTGGACTTATCGCTGCAGATGAAAAAATATTAGATAAATTGCTATTGAAAAAAGATATAATAGTAGATGGTCATGGGCCTATGATTAAAGATAATGAACTAAATGCATATTTAGCTGCAGGTATAAAGACGGAGCATGAGTGTTCTACCATAGAAGAAGTGCAGAATAGATTAAGATTAGGAATGTATGTGCTTCTTAGGGAAGGGTCTGCTGCAAAGGATTTGAGAAATATAATTGGAGCTGTAAATAAAGATAATATTAGAAGATTTTTATTTTGTACTGATGATAGACATCCTGAAGATTTAATTAATGAAGGAACAATAGATTTTAACATAAAACTTGCCATAGAGGCAGGAGTAGACCCAGTAGATGCTATAAGGATAGCTAGCTTAAATGCGGCGGAGTGTTATGGATTGCAGAAAAAGGGAGCAATAGCACCAGGCTATATTGCAGATTTAGTAGTATTAGATAATTTGAAGGATTTTAATGTTTTACAAGTATTTAAAAATGGGAAATTAGTTGCAGAAAATAACAAGGCTATTTTTGAGACTAATATTAGTAATCTAGGTAATATCACAAATTCTGTAAATATAAAAGATGTAAATATAGAAGATATTCAAATTAGAATGGAGACTAATAAAGCCAATGTAATTAGTGTAATAAATGGTAGCTTAACAACGGAGTTAGTGGTTAAAGAAGTAGATGTAGTAGATGGATATTTTAACTACTCTAATAATGATATTCTAAAACTTGTGGTAGTTGAAAGGCATCATGCAACTGGGAACATAGGGGTAGGGCTTATAGAAAACTTTGAAATAAAAAATGGTGCAATAGGGTCAACAGTTGCTCATGATTCACATAATATAATAGTCATAGGAGATAATGATGAAGATATTTTATTAGCAATAGAGGAATTAAAGAGAATAGGTGGAGGAATTACCATGGCTAGTAATGGGAAAGTCCTTAGAAGCTTACCTTTAGAGATAGGCGGAATAATGACATCTAAGCCAATTGAGGAAACAAACGCAACATTAAAAGAGATGATAAATTTATCTCATGATAAATTTAATGTAAATAAGAATATCGACCCTTTTATGACATTGGCATTTATGGCCTTGCCTGTAATTCCAAAAATTAAACTTACAGATATGGGATTATTTGATGTAGAAAAATTTAAATTTATAGAAGTGTATAGTGAAAAATAA
- a CDS encoding DUF4446 family protein yields MVQLKEFIAAYSIEIIMGLIVSLFILFILYLIAEIRISKIKEKYNTLVRGVKGVNIEELLIKTGEELHDIRIDMNIMQQNIENVETKLAFAIQRVGFVRYNAFSEMGSDLSFSIALMDKFQNGFVLTSIYGREHTTSYAKPIKFGKSIYPLSVEEIQAIDRAILGEYKEKTLS; encoded by the coding sequence ATGGTTCAGCTAAAAGAATTTATTGCAGCTTATAGCATAGAAATTATTATGGGACTTATTGTATCACTATTCATATTATTCATCTTGTATTTAATAGCTGAAATAAGAATATCAAAAATAAAAGAAAAATATAATACTCTAGTCAGAGGAGTAAAAGGCGTAAATATAGAAGAACTCTTAATAAAAACTGGTGAGGAATTGCATGATATTCGTATAGATATGAATATCATGCAACAAAATATAGAGAATGTAGAAACAAAATTAGCTTTTGCAATTCAAAGGGTTGGGTTTGTAAGATATAATGCTTTCTCTGAAATGGGATCTGACTTGAGTTTTTCTATTGCTCTTATGGACAAGTTTCAGAATGGTTTTGTACTTACAAGTATTTATGGTAGAGAACATACTACTAGCTATGCAAAACCAATTAAATTTGGGAAATCTATATATCCATTATCTGTAGAAGAAATACAAGCAATAGATAGAGCCATATTAGGCGAATATAAGGAGAAAACTCTTTCGTAG
- the yyaC gene encoding spore protease YyaC, with translation MNIFPKNNYINSSSPFALSRFSNLITTYLSEQSLKNKKLTILCIGTDRSTGDSLGPLVGHKLSPLIKNYKDINILGTLEHPVHAQNLESTILSINKECSNPLILAIDSSLGKQDRVGYLSIKNSPLRPGAGVNKVLPSVGDISITGIVNIGGMMEYMVLQNTRLSLVMNMADIISKSLYLSISRLYSEGYGELILKK, from the coding sequence ATGAACATATTTCCAAAAAACAACTATATTAATTCATCTTCACCCTTCGCTTTATCCAGATTTTCTAATCTAATTACTACATATTTATCAGAACAATCTCTAAAGAATAAGAAATTAACAATCCTCTGCATTGGTACTGATAGGTCTACAGGCGATTCCTTAGGCCCTTTAGTAGGTCATAAACTTTCTCCTCTCATAAAAAACTATAAGGATATTAATATATTGGGAACTTTAGAACATCCTGTTCATGCACAAAATCTAGAATCTACTATACTGAGTATTAATAAGGAATGTAGCAATCCCCTTATCCTTGCAATAGATTCATCTTTAGGTAAACAGGATCGTGTAGGATATCTATCAATCAAAAATTCCCCTTTAAGGCCAGGGGCTGGAGTAAATAAAGTTTTGCCTTCTGTTGGAGATATCTCTATTACAGGAATTGTTAATATTGGTGGAATGATGGAATATATGGTATTGCAGAATACCAGATTGTCACTTGTAATGAATATGGCGGACATAATATCTAAGAGCTTATATTTATCCATTTCTAGATTGTATAGTGAGGGGTATGGTGAATTAATATTAAAAAAGTAG
- a CDS encoding metal-sensing transcriptional repressor has product MNAEKKKALQSLKTAKGQIEATIKMLEDDRYCVDISNQILAAQSLLKKADLLIIKQHMNHCVRQAFEQDNGDEKLEEVMDLLAKVIGK; this is encoded by the coding sequence ATGAACGCAGAAAAAAAGAAAGCATTGCAATCTTTAAAAACTGCCAAGGGGCAAATTGAAGCAACAATTAAGATGCTTGAGGATGATAGATATTGTGTTGATATTTCAAATCAAATTTTAGCAGCTCAGTCATTATTGAAGAAGGCTGATTTGTTGATTATAAAGCAACATATGAATCATTGTGTAAGACAGGCTTTTGAGCAGGATAATGGAGATGAAAAATTAGAAGAGGTTATGGATCTTTTAGCAAAAGTTATTGGTAAGTAA
- a CDS encoding PhzF family phenazine biosynthesis protein, producing MELTIYQVDAFSNKAFGGNPAGVVPDARFLTEENMQNIAKEMNLSETAFATLLDEDLYSVRFFTPTCEVDLCGHATIGTFYTLAKMGYIKPILNGRKTVYQKTKAGKLAVDIIFKDREVDKVYMEQATPKTLNSINNPEELLKAMGMNLEDLGVLNETIYPDIITTGLPDIILPVKSKEALDNLHVDMKELSKISQELGVVGVHAFYLPDLNSPIVYTRNFAPLVGIDEEAATGTSNGVLIYFLKTKNLIDRNNIVSYQGESMNRPSQIHCNIEETDGKYIVKVGGESKIVISGILLP from the coding sequence ATGGAATTAACTATATATCAAGTAGATGCCTTCTCAAACAAGGCCTTTGGTGGCAATCCTGCTGGCGTTGTGCCTGATGCAAGATTTTTAACAGAAGAAAACATGCAAAACATAGCTAAAGAAATGAATTTATCTGAAACAGCTTTCGCAACATTATTAGATGAAGATCTTTATAGTGTAAGGTTTTTTACCCCCACTTGTGAAGTGGATTTATGTGGACATGCTACCATTGGCACATTTTACACCTTAGCCAAGATGGGATATATAAAACCTATTTTAAATGGAAGAAAGACAGTTTATCAAAAAACAAAAGCAGGAAAACTAGCTGTTGATATTATATTTAAAGATAGAGAAGTAGATAAGGTATATATGGAACAAGCTACTCCAAAAACATTAAACAGTATAAACAATCCTGAAGAATTATTAAAAGCAATGGGAATGAATCTAGAGGACCTAGGGGTACTAAATGAAACTATATATCCGGATATCATTACTACAGGACTTCCGGATATAATATTACCAGTAAAAAGTAAAGAGGCATTGGATAACCTACATGTTGACATGAAGGAATTATCTAAGATTTCTCAAGAACTTGGAGTTGTTGGTGTCCATGCATTTTACTTACCTGACTTGAATTCTCCTATAGTATATACTAGAAACTTCGCTCCCTTGGTTGGCATAGATGAAGAAGCTGCCACGGGAACATCCAACGGGGTTCTTATTTATTTTCTAAAAACAAAAAATCTTATAGATAGAAACAATATAGTATCTTACCAAGGAGAATCAATGAATAGACCTAGCCAAATACATTGTAACATTGAAGAAACTGACGGTAAATATATTGTTAAAGTTGGAGGAGAATCAAAGATAGTAATCAGTGGTATACTACTTCCGTAG
- a CDS encoding diacylglycerol kinase family lipid kinase produces MERILFILNPVAGGGKAKALRSLIEEIMDKYNREYDLLLTSKPGEATCIAEKSVNDYEIIVAVGGDGTVNEVAIGLINKNKGSLGIIPGGTGNDLAKSLDISLDPKEALETLCRGLKRDIDIGNVNGSNFLNISSVGFDAEVVINNVEIKKKIKSRISYAISVVYTLFNFKMKRIQINIDDKILDEEIMLLAVGNGKYYGGGMKILPMAKVDDGYFDICVVSGVSKIKTLFLFPSIFKGNHVRYHKYVRIFKAKTVKIKVEEGIYLNIDGDVKFRDKEIIFTIEDKRLSVICEKK; encoded by the coding sequence ATGGAACGGATATTATTCATTTTAAATCCTGTGGCTGGTGGTGGAAAGGCAAAAGCTCTAAGATCTTTGATTGAGGAAATAATGGACAAGTATAATAGGGAATATGACTTGCTATTAACATCAAAACCAGGTGAAGCCACTTGTATTGCAGAAAAAAGTGTTAATGACTATGAAATAATTGTAGCAGTAGGTGGCGATGGCACTGTAAATGAAGTAGCTATAGGCTTAATCAACAAAAACAAAGGCAGCCTTGGAATTATACCAGGAGGTACAGGTAATGATCTAGCAAAGTCATTAGATATATCCTTAGATCCAAAAGAGGCCTTGGAGACATTATGTAGAGGTCTGAAAAGAGATATAGACATTGGCAATGTAAATGGCTCAAACTTTTTAAACATATCAAGCGTTGGCTTTGATGCAGAAGTAGTGATAAATAATGTAGAAATAAAAAAGAAAATTAAGAGTAGAATATCCTATGCCATAAGTGTTGTATATACACTGTTTAATTTTAAAATGAAAAGAATTCAAATTAATATAGATGATAAAATCTTAGATGAAGAAATAATGCTCTTAGCAGTAGGAAATGGGAAATATTATGGTGGTGGAATGAAAATTTTACCTATGGCTAAGGTTGATGATGGATATTTTGATATATGTGTGGTATCCGGTGTAAGTAAGATAAAAACCTTATTTCTTTTTCCGTCAATATTTAAAGGAAATCATGTAAGATATCATAAGTATGTAAGGATATTTAAGGCAAAGACAGTTAAAATAAAAGTGGAAGAAGGAATATATTTAAATATTGATGGTGATGTAAAATTTAGAGATAAAGAAATCATATTTACTATTGAAGATAAAAGGTTGAGTGTTATATGTGAAAAAAAGTAG
- a CDS encoding ParB/RepB/Spo0J family partition protein has protein sequence MSTKKRGLGKGLSALISDEVDIDHSNIHKESIRSIDINLIVANGNQPRQEFHKEALDELASSIEENGLIQPIIVRKIKDKYEIIAGERRWRACKTAGLKEIPCILKDVTEDVSAKFALIENIQREDLSPIEEAVAYKKLMSNFNLTQDEVASQVGKSRSYISNTIRLLNLDKDIIDYIAKGELTAGHGKVLLGIKDKNEQLSAAKKIINNNLNVRETESIVREKEKPTKKLQIKRKKDPYAVDLEDSLMKALGTKVSLIQGNKKGKIEIEYYGNEDLERLIDILTN, from the coding sequence GTGAGTACTAAAAAGAGAGGATTAGGGAAAGGTCTATCAGCTTTAATCTCTGACGAAGTAGATATTGATCATAGTAATATCCATAAGGAGTCTATTAGAAGCATAGATATTAATCTAATAGTAGCTAATGGAAATCAGCCAAGGCAAGAGTTCCATAAAGAAGCTTTGGATGAGTTAGCAAGTTCAATAGAAGAAAATGGATTAATTCAACCTATCATAGTTAGAAAAATTAAAGATAAATATGAAATTATAGCAGGCGAAAGAAGATGGAGAGCATGCAAAACAGCAGGGTTAAAAGAAATACCGTGTATATTAAAGGATGTAACAGAAGATGTATCAGCAAAGTTTGCATTAATAGAGAATATCCAACGGGAAGATTTAAGTCCTATAGAGGAAGCTGTTGCTTATAAGAAACTGATGTCAAACTTCAACTTAACTCAAGATGAAGTAGCATCTCAAGTTGGGAAATCCAGATCTTATATTTCCAATACCATTAGACTTCTAAACTTAGACAAAGATATAATAGACTATATAGCTAAGGGAGAATTGACGGCTGGTCATGGAAAGGTGCTATTAGGTATAAAGGATAAGAATGAGCAATTGTCAGCTGCAAAAAAAATAATTAACAACAATTTAAATGTTCGAGAAACTGAAAGCATAGTTAGGGAGAAAGAAAAACCAACAAAAAAACTTCAAATTAAAAGAAAAAAGGATCCATATGCAGTGGACTTGGAAGATAGCTTAATGAAGGCTCTAGGTACAAAGGTAAGCTTAATTCAAGGAAATAAGAAAGGGAAGATAGAGATAGAATACTATGGGAACGAAGACTTGGAAAGGCTTATAGACATTTTAACAAATTAA
- a CDS encoding M23 family metallopeptidase: MINSPKPTGIGLDDLKKQISKLKSYGKKIKLKKIDLKKFDFKINNINTNTKKLILRSALVLLMITSIIALSITGYESYQASLEAFEVYLGEYKIGTVRQQEDVIKIMEDLETELSNTYDMDIVFREDLKFIETKIKDEFISSKEEIRDEVNAKTSFLVQGYVLKVNDVEIGALKTKEEIDNIIKRIEEPYREMIKEDSNIKEVKIVEKVEIVKENMPLYKIGDAEELYNHLLTSSEEIRIHTVEVGESLWTISKIYGLSVDELTAANQDKNPDKLQIGDEVKLVVPKSILTVATVAQVEYMENVKYETEYEYNDNMYKNEKKTKVAGASGLSKIVANEIKHNGILVEKEIVSAEVLEEPVTQIIIKGTKEVPKTAATGAFLMPTRGRISSRYGMRSGRMHTGLDIAAKKGTAINAADGGKVVYVGYKGAYGNMVEIDHGNGFKTRYAHLSKILVSVGTKVYKGQHIGNMGSTGRSTGSHLHFEVLKNGKSQNPGNYVK; encoded by the coding sequence ATGATTAATAGCCCTAAACCAACAGGGATAGGCCTAGATGACCTAAAGAAACAAATTAGTAAGTTAAAGAGCTATGGAAAGAAAATTAAACTTAAAAAAATAGACTTAAAAAAATTTGACTTCAAAATAAACAATATAAATACTAATACAAAAAAACTTATACTTAGATCAGCATTAGTATTATTGATGATAACATCTATAATAGCTTTAAGTATTACAGGATATGAATCTTATCAAGCTAGTTTAGAAGCTTTTGAAGTCTATCTAGGTGAATATAAGATTGGTACTGTTAGACAACAAGAAGATGTTATAAAAATAATGGAAGATTTGGAAACGGAACTATCCAATACATATGATATGGATATTGTATTTAGAGAAGATTTGAAATTTATAGAGACAAAAATAAAAGATGAGTTTATTTCTTCTAAAGAAGAAATAAGGGATGAAGTTAATGCTAAGACTAGCTTTCTAGTACAAGGATATGTTCTTAAAGTAAATGATGTTGAAATAGGAGCTTTGAAAACTAAGGAAGAAATAGATAATATCATTAAGAGAATAGAAGAACCTTATAGAGAGATGATTAAAGAAGATTCCAATATAAAGGAAGTTAAAATAGTAGAAAAAGTAGAAATAGTGAAGGAAAACATGCCTTTATACAAAATAGGGGATGCAGAAGAATTATATAATCACTTACTTACAAGCTCTGAAGAGATAAGAATTCATACAGTAGAAGTCGGAGAAAGTCTCTGGACAATATCCAAGATATATGGTTTGTCAGTTGATGAATTAACTGCTGCTAACCAAGATAAAAACCCAGATAAACTCCAAATTGGTGATGAAGTTAAGCTGGTAGTACCCAAGTCTATACTTACTGTAGCTACAGTTGCACAAGTTGAGTATATGGAGAATGTAAAATATGAAACTGAATATGAATATAATGATAATATGTATAAAAATGAAAAGAAGACTAAAGTAGCTGGCGCTAGTGGTTTATCAAAAATAGTTGCTAACGAAATAAAACATAATGGGATTTTAGTGGAAAAAGAAATAGTATCAGCGGAAGTACTTGAAGAACCAGTTACTCAAATAATAATCAAGGGAACTAAAGAGGTTCCAAAGACTGCTGCTACTGGTGCATTCTTGATGCCTACTAGGGGAAGGATATCTTCTAGATATGGGATGAGAAGTGGAAGAATGCATACAGGACTTGATATAGCAGCCAAAAAAGGCACAGCTATAAATGCAGCTGATGGAGGAAAAGTAGTATATGTAGGCTATAAAGGTGCTTATGGGAATATGGTAGAAATTGATCATGGAAATGGATTTAAGACTAGATATGCTCACTTAAGCAAGATATTAGTATCAGTTGGTACAAAAGTATACAAAGGCCAACATATAGGAAATATGGGAAGTACAGGTAGATCCACAGGGTCTCATCTACACTTTGAAGTTCTAAAAAATGGTAAGAGCCAAAATCCAGGAAACTATGTGAAATAG
- a CDS encoding cyclodeaminase/cyclohydrolase family protein, whose translation MFIEKSLKQYIADVASNEPTPGGGSVSALVGSLGGALTNMVSNLSVGKKAYEELSDEIKKEMAASNEEVEKIVEILNNIVDEDTKAFDKVMDAFKLPKETDEEKLVRSNAIQEGYKIALEVPLRCAEKCLRVLKLQDIFARYGNVNAITDIGVGTLLAYSGLEGALFNVTINLGSIKNEEYKKEIAAKVDSILSEGKKLKEEIIAVVYERLG comes from the coding sequence ATGTTTATTGAAAAAAGTTTAAAACAGTATATTGCCGATGTAGCTAGTAATGAACCTACTCCAGGTGGTGGTAGTGTTTCAGCTCTAGTGGGAAGTTTAGGAGGAGCCCTTACTAATATGGTAAGTAATCTATCGGTAGGTAAGAAGGCTTATGAAGAATTATCAGATGAGATTAAAAAAGAAATGGCTGCAAGTAATGAGGAAGTTGAAAAGATTGTGGAGATTTTAAACAATATAGTTGATGAGGACACAAAAGCTTTTGATAAAGTTATGGATGCTTTCAAACTTCCTAAGGAAACTGATGAGGAAAAGTTGGTTAGAAGCAATGCCATTCAAGAAGGGTATAAAATAGCTTTAGAAGTTCCATTAAGATGTGCAGAAAAATGTCTAAGAGTATTAAAATTACAAGATATTTTTGCAAGATATGGTAATGTAAATGCAATAACAGATATAGGAGTAGGTACATTACTAGCTTATTCTGGTTTAGAAGGAGCTTTATTTAATGTAACTATTAATTTAGGTAGTATAAAAAATGAAGAATATAAAAAAGAGATTGCTGCTAAAGTGGATAGCATCTTAAGTGAAGGAAAAAAATTAAAAGAGGAAATAATAGCAGTTGTATACGAAAGACTAGGGTAA
- a CDS encoding aminotransferase class V-fold PLP-dependent enzyme → MIYFDNAATSFPKPKIVYDEIMNAMVGYGANPGRSGHKLALQASRGVFGTRETISKLFNIKSPMNVVLTFNCTESLNMAIKGVLKPGDHVITTSMEHNSVLRPIVSLEKLGIKNTIVQGDSFGRINPEDIKNCIRPNTKLIVTTHISNLTGTIMDIGAIGEIAKSHGILYLVDGAQSAGVYNIDVDKMNIDMLAFPGHKGLLGPQGTGGLYIREGIEITETFQGGTGSISHSLVQPDVMPDKFESGTPNAPGIVGLGAGIKHIMKIGIDTIREKEEALTKHFIEEARKIVGVKLYGTLEMGSHAPVVALNVKEADSSEVSYILDEEYNIAVRPGLHCAPLAHKTIGTFEQGVVRFSFGYENTHEEIDFAIKALKDIAKEV, encoded by the coding sequence ATGATATATTTCGACAACGCAGCTACATCTTTTCCAAAGCCAAAAATAGTATATGATGAAATAATGAATGCTATGGTAGGCTATGGCGCTAATCCTGGAAGATCAGGGCATAAACTTGCATTACAGGCTAGTAGAGGGGTGTTTGGTACTAGAGAAACTATATCTAAGCTTTTCAATATAAAAAGTCCAATGAATGTAGTTCTTACATTTAATTGTACAGAAAGCCTAAATATGGCTATTAAGGGAGTCTTGAAACCAGGAGACCATGTAATTACCACATCTATGGAGCATAATTCTGTCTTGAGACCAATTGTATCTTTAGAAAAGTTAGGTATTAAGAATACCATAGTGCAAGGAGACTCTTTTGGAAGGATTAACCCTGAAGACATCAAAAATTGCATTAGACCAAATACAAAATTAATTGTAACTACACATATTTCAAATTTAACAGGAACAATAATGGATATTGGTGCCATAGGAGAAATTGCAAAATCTCATGGAATTTTATATCTAGTAGACGGAGCTCAGTCAGCTGGAGTTTATAACATTGATGTAGACAAAATGAATATTGATATGCTTGCTTTTCCTGGACACAAAGGGTTACTAGGACCTCAAGGTACAGGTGGATTATATATTAGAGAAGGTATAGAAATTACAGAAACCTTCCAAGGAGGTACAGGTAGTATTTCACATTCTTTAGTGCAACCAGATGTGATGCCAGATAAATTTGAATCAGGTACACCAAATGCCCCTGGTATAGTTGGTCTTGGAGCTGGTATAAAACATATAATGAAAATAGGTATAGATACTATTCGAGAAAAAGAAGAAGCTCTGACAAAGCATTTCATAGAAGAGGCAAGGAAGATTGTAGGGGTTAAGCTTTATGGTACTCTTGAAATGGGAAGTCATGCACCAGTTGTAGCCTTAAATGTGAAAGAAGCGGACTCCTCTGAAGTAAGTTATATACTAGATGAGGAATATAATATTGCTGTAAGACCTGGTCTACATTGTGCTCCTTTAGCACATAAAACAATTGGGACATTTGAACAGGGTGTAGTTAGATTTAGTTTTGGTTATGAGAACACTCATGAAGAGATAGATTTTGCTATTAAAGCTTTAAAAGACATTGCTAAGGAAGTTTAG